Proteins encoded together in one Electrophorus electricus isolate fEleEle1 chromosome 9, fEleEle1.pri, whole genome shotgun sequence window:
- the apbb2b gene encoding amyloid-beta A4 precursor protein-binding family B member 2 isoform X3 encodes MMSVCVPAPHNPPSVDVANCNGPSATPPTSLILRSSHNQLLSGDVIKQGQATPPKCRKKYALTSIQSAMGLGDGPAPPSSSSSSSSSSSLTAAAANLKLVKNGANQLRKAAELQDQNKNTPSGDQDEMVGHETSTDHEPLAESEMSPSRRMESDNGHEHEHVDEDAGDSLSDRINEEDCSHESDANPFEEDDGDDDLLILSEKMEHTLDVKTPSCRKVKSFLESHGDDPPPDEPTTCDDVTEPLLKEREDTSHTSLRKPRSPEDTPLLSVGSSSSSSSSPETKKDRPRTGAKTDRALNRIQNLPHSDEESSWTTLSQDSVSLGSPEETDIWGEQSFQTDPDLPPGWKMMTDMAGVYYWHIPTGTTQWEKPEPCHSAPAQARQPSLGSLSPSPTPDQESSHADVFFGASCRSGSTMSDSSSDPVPLASTSSCLDPAPILLSNSSSSSDANVPSCGFVNSCYYPRSSSLQILPEKDRHAEKTQHREEDKRQPWSDFAVGKIDSEIWKDLQAATVTPDPSLKEFEGATLRYASLKLRNPAPVEDDDSSSINSDPEAKCFAVRSLGWVEMAEEDLAPGKSSVAVNNCIRQLSYCKNDIRDTVGIWGEGKDMYLILENNMLNLVDPMDRSVLHSQPIASIRVWGVGRDNGRDFAYVARDKDTRILKCHVFRCDTPAKAIATSLHEICSRIMAERKNAKAMTGGSMQDRNHTGLDVPLQAEFPTPKTELVQKFQVLYIGMMPVARPIGMDMLNGAVDSLMTSSTRDDWTPVILNVADATVTVIKEKEEEEVLVECRVRFLSFMGVGRDVHSFAFIMDTGSQRFECHVFWCEPNAGSVSEAVQAACMLRYQKCLVARPPSQKTCSQVPPSDSVTRRVSTSVKRGVLSLIDTLKQKRPVNELPQ; translated from the exons ATGATGTCAGTCTGTGTACCCGCACCACATAACCCTCCTTCTGTGGATGTAGCCAATTGCAACGGGCCCTCTGCAactccacccacctccctcaTCTTACGGTCCTCCCATAACCAACTGCTTAGCGGCGATGTAATCAAACAGGGCCAAGCTACGCCCCCAAAGTGTCGGAAGAAATACGCGCTTACTAGCATCCAGAGCGCAATGGGGCTCGGCGATGGCCCAGCCCCgccttcatcatcttcatcatcatcatcctcttcGTCCCTCACAGCCGCCGCAGCCAACCTCAAACTGGTGAAGAACGGCGCCAACCAGCTGCGCAAGGCAGCAGAGCTTCAGGACCAGAACAAGAACACGCCCAGCGGAGACCAGGACGAGATGGTGGGTCACGAGACGAGCACCGACCACGAGCCGCTCGCCGAGTCAGAGATGAGCCCCAGTAGGCGGATGGAGTCCGACAACGGGCATGAGCACGAGCATGTCGATGAGGATGCAGGCGACTCCCTTAGCGACCGCATCAATGAGGAGGACTGCAGCCATGAGTCCGATGCCAACCCATTTGAGGAGGACGATGGCGACGATGACCTGCTCATCTTGTCGGAGAAAATGGAGCACACTCTCGATGTGAAGACCCCGTCCTGTCGGAAGGTGAAAAGCTTCCTGGAGTCACATGGCGATGACCCGCCGCCGGACGAGCCGACCACGTGTGATGACGTCACTGAGCCATTGCTGAAGGAGCGGGAGGACACCAGCCATACATCGCTGAGGAAACCACGCAGCCCAGAAGATACGCCCCTGCTGTCGgttggctcctcctcctcttcctcgtcctccCCGGAGACGAAGAAGGACCGGCCCCGTACGGGTGCCAAAACAGACCGTGCGCTCAACCGCATCCAGAATCTTCCACACAGTGATGAGGAATCCAGCTGGACAACACTGTCACAGGACAGCGTGTCGCTGGGCTCGCCCGAGGAGACTG aTATCTGGGGAGAGCAGTCGTTCCAGACAGACCCTGATCTGCCCCCCGGATGGAAGATGATGACAGACATGGCTGGCGTTTATTACTGGCACATCCCCACAGGCACCACTCAGTGGGAGAAGCCTGAGCCCTGCCACAGTGCCCCAGCCCAAGCCCGCCAGCCCTCTTTGGGCTCACTCTCCCCATCGCCCACGCCTGAccaagag agctcTCATGCAGACGTGTTTTTCGGGGCGTCCTGCCGTTCAGGCAGCACCATGTCCGACAGTTCCTCGGACCCCGTCCCGCTTGCCTCGACCTCCTCCTGCCTCGACCCAGCCCCTATCCTGTTGTCcaactcctcctcttcctctgacgCCAACGTTCCCTCCTGCGGATTCGTCAACAGCTGCTATTAT ccccGATCCTCATCGCTGCAGATCTTGCCAGAGAAAGACCGGCACGCTGAGAAGACACAGCATCGAGAGGAGGATAAG AGACAGCCCTGGAGTGATTTTGCAGTGGGAAAAATTGATAGTGAGATCTGGAAG GATCTGCAGGCTGCTACagtgacccctgaccccagcCTCAAGGAGTTTGAAGGAGCAACTCTGCGCTATGCCTCGCTCAAGTTacg AAATCCTGCACCCGTGGAAGATGACGACTCTAGTAGCATTAACAGTGACCCTGAAGCCAag TGCTTTGCGGTGCGCTCTTTGGGCTGGGTGGAGATGGCCGAGGAGGACCTGGCCCCCGGCAAGAGCAGCGTGGCCGTGAACAACTGCATCCGCCAGCTCTCCTACTGCAAGAACGACATCAGAGACACAGTGGGCATATGGGGAGAg gGGAAGGATATGTACCTGATTCTGGAGAACAACATGCTGAACCTCGTTGACCCGATGGACCGCAGCGTTCTGCACTCTCAGCCAATTGCCAGCATCCGCGTGTGGGGCGTCGGCCGCGACAACGGCAG GGATTTTGCCTATGTAGCACGTGACAAGGACACCCGGATACTAAAGTGTCACGTGTTCCGCTGCGACACGCCTGCTAAAGCCATCGCTACCAGCCTGCACGAGATCTGTTCCCGG ATCATGGCGGAGCGTAAGAATGCCAAAGCTATGACAGGAGGATCGATGCAGGACAGGAATCACACAGGACTCGATGTCCCCCTGCAAG CAGAGTTCCCCACACCAAAGACTGAACTGGTACAGAAGTTTCAGGTGCTGTACATTGGCATGATGCCAGTAGCCAGACCAATAG GCATGGACATGCTCAATGGTGCAGTGGACAGCTTAATGACGTCATCAACCCGTGACGACTGGACTCCAGTGATACTGAATGTAGCCGACGCGACTGTCACTGTCATCAAAGAGAAG gaggaagaggaagtccTGGTGGAGTGCCGCGTGCGCTTCCTGTCGTTCATGGGTGTGGGCCGGGACGTGCACTCCTTTGCTTTTATCATGGACACAGGCAGCCAGCGCTTCGAGTGCCACGTGTTCTGGTGCGAGCCCAACGCTGGCAGCGTATCGGAGGCTGTGCAGGCTGCTTGCATG TTAAGGTACCAGAAGTGTTTGGTGGCCCGTCCGCCATCTCAGAAGACCTGCTCGCAGGTGCCGCCTTCAGACTCAGTGACGCGCCGCGTCTCCACCAGCGTGAAGCGCGGCGTCCTGTCCCTCATCGACACGCTCAAGCAGAAGAGACCCGTCAATGAGCTTCCTCAGTAG
- the apbb2b gene encoding amyloid-beta A4 precursor protein-binding family B member 2 isoform X2 — translation MMSVCVPAPHNPPSVDVANCNGPSATPPTSLILRSSHNQLLSGDVIKQGQATPPKCRKKYALTSIQSAMGLGDGPAPPSSSSSSSSSSSLTAAAANLKLVKNGANQLRKAAELQDQNKNTPSGDQDEMVGHETSTDHEPLAESEMSPSRRMESDNGHEHEHVDEDAGDSLSDRINEEDCSHESDANPFEEDDGDDDLLILSEKMEHTLDVKTPSCRKVKSFLESHGDDPPPDEPTTCDDVTEPLLKEREDTSHTSLRKPRSPEDTPLLSVGSSSSSSSSPETKKDRPRTGAKTDRALNRIQNLPHSDEESSWTTLSQDSVSLGSPEETDIWGEQSFQTDPDLPPGWKMMTDMAGVYYWHIPTGTTQWEKPEPCHSAPAQARQPSLGSLSPSPTPDQESSHADVFFGASCRSGSTMSDSSSDPVPLASTSSCLDPAPILLSNSSSSSDANVPSCGFVNSCYYPRSSSLQILPEKDRHAEKTQHREEDKRQPWSDFAVGKIDSEIWKDLQAATVTPDPSLKEFEGATLRYASLKLRNPAPVEDDDSSSINSDPEAKCFAVRSLGWVEMAEEDLAPGKSSVAVNNCIRQLSYCKNDIRDTVGIWGEGKDMYLILENNMLNLVDPMDRSVLHSQPIASIRVWGVGRDNGRERDFAYVARDKDTRILKCHVFRCDTPAKAIATSLHEICSRIMAERKNAKAMTGGSMQDRNHTGLDVPLQEFPTPKTELVQKFQVLYIGMMPVARPIGMDMLNGAVDSLMTSSTRDDWTPVILNVADATVTVIKEKEEEEVLVECRVRFLSFMGVGRDVHSFAFIMDTGSQRFECHVFWCEPNAGSVSEAVQAACMLRYQKCLVARPPSQKTCSQVPPSDSVTRRVSTSVKRGVLSLIDTLKQKRPVNELPQ, via the exons ATGATGTCAGTCTGTGTACCCGCACCACATAACCCTCCTTCTGTGGATGTAGCCAATTGCAACGGGCCCTCTGCAactccacccacctccctcaTCTTACGGTCCTCCCATAACCAACTGCTTAGCGGCGATGTAATCAAACAGGGCCAAGCTACGCCCCCAAAGTGTCGGAAGAAATACGCGCTTACTAGCATCCAGAGCGCAATGGGGCTCGGCGATGGCCCAGCCCCgccttcatcatcttcatcatcatcatcctcttcGTCCCTCACAGCCGCCGCAGCCAACCTCAAACTGGTGAAGAACGGCGCCAACCAGCTGCGCAAGGCAGCAGAGCTTCAGGACCAGAACAAGAACACGCCCAGCGGAGACCAGGACGAGATGGTGGGTCACGAGACGAGCACCGACCACGAGCCGCTCGCCGAGTCAGAGATGAGCCCCAGTAGGCGGATGGAGTCCGACAACGGGCATGAGCACGAGCATGTCGATGAGGATGCAGGCGACTCCCTTAGCGACCGCATCAATGAGGAGGACTGCAGCCATGAGTCCGATGCCAACCCATTTGAGGAGGACGATGGCGACGATGACCTGCTCATCTTGTCGGAGAAAATGGAGCACACTCTCGATGTGAAGACCCCGTCCTGTCGGAAGGTGAAAAGCTTCCTGGAGTCACATGGCGATGACCCGCCGCCGGACGAGCCGACCACGTGTGATGACGTCACTGAGCCATTGCTGAAGGAGCGGGAGGACACCAGCCATACATCGCTGAGGAAACCACGCAGCCCAGAAGATACGCCCCTGCTGTCGgttggctcctcctcctcttcctcgtcctccCCGGAGACGAAGAAGGACCGGCCCCGTACGGGTGCCAAAACAGACCGTGCGCTCAACCGCATCCAGAATCTTCCACACAGTGATGAGGAATCCAGCTGGACAACACTGTCACAGGACAGCGTGTCGCTGGGCTCGCCCGAGGAGACTG aTATCTGGGGAGAGCAGTCGTTCCAGACAGACCCTGATCTGCCCCCCGGATGGAAGATGATGACAGACATGGCTGGCGTTTATTACTGGCACATCCCCACAGGCACCACTCAGTGGGAGAAGCCTGAGCCCTGCCACAGTGCCCCAGCCCAAGCCCGCCAGCCCTCTTTGGGCTCACTCTCCCCATCGCCCACGCCTGAccaagag agctcTCATGCAGACGTGTTTTTCGGGGCGTCCTGCCGTTCAGGCAGCACCATGTCCGACAGTTCCTCGGACCCCGTCCCGCTTGCCTCGACCTCCTCCTGCCTCGACCCAGCCCCTATCCTGTTGTCcaactcctcctcttcctctgacgCCAACGTTCCCTCCTGCGGATTCGTCAACAGCTGCTATTAT ccccGATCCTCATCGCTGCAGATCTTGCCAGAGAAAGACCGGCACGCTGAGAAGACACAGCATCGAGAGGAGGATAAG AGACAGCCCTGGAGTGATTTTGCAGTGGGAAAAATTGATAGTGAGATCTGGAAG GATCTGCAGGCTGCTACagtgacccctgaccccagcCTCAAGGAGTTTGAAGGAGCAACTCTGCGCTATGCCTCGCTCAAGTTacg AAATCCTGCACCCGTGGAAGATGACGACTCTAGTAGCATTAACAGTGACCCTGAAGCCAag TGCTTTGCGGTGCGCTCTTTGGGCTGGGTGGAGATGGCCGAGGAGGACCTGGCCCCCGGCAAGAGCAGCGTGGCCGTGAACAACTGCATCCGCCAGCTCTCCTACTGCAAGAACGACATCAGAGACACAGTGGGCATATGGGGAGAg gGGAAGGATATGTACCTGATTCTGGAGAACAACATGCTGAACCTCGTTGACCCGATGGACCGCAGCGTTCTGCACTCTCAGCCAATTGCCAGCATCCGCGTGTGGGGCGTCGGCCGCGACAACGGCAG AGAGAG GGATTTTGCCTATGTAGCACGTGACAAGGACACCCGGATACTAAAGTGTCACGTGTTCCGCTGCGACACGCCTGCTAAAGCCATCGCTACCAGCCTGCACGAGATCTGTTCCCGG ATCATGGCGGAGCGTAAGAATGCCAAAGCTATGACAGGAGGATCGATGCAGGACAGGAATCACACAGGACTCGATGTCCCCCTGCAAG AGTTCCCCACACCAAAGACTGAACTGGTACAGAAGTTTCAGGTGCTGTACATTGGCATGATGCCAGTAGCCAGACCAATAG GCATGGACATGCTCAATGGTGCAGTGGACAGCTTAATGACGTCATCAACCCGTGACGACTGGACTCCAGTGATACTGAATGTAGCCGACGCGACTGTCACTGTCATCAAAGAGAAG gaggaagaggaagtccTGGTGGAGTGCCGCGTGCGCTTCCTGTCGTTCATGGGTGTGGGCCGGGACGTGCACTCCTTTGCTTTTATCATGGACACAGGCAGCCAGCGCTTCGAGTGCCACGTGTTCTGGTGCGAGCCCAACGCTGGCAGCGTATCGGAGGCTGTGCAGGCTGCTTGCATG TTAAGGTACCAGAAGTGTTTGGTGGCCCGTCCGCCATCTCAGAAGACCTGCTCGCAGGTGCCGCCTTCAGACTCAGTGACGCGCCGCGTCTCCACCAGCGTGAAGCGCGGCGTCCTGTCCCTCATCGACACGCTCAAGCAGAAGAGACCCGTCAATGAGCTTCCTCAGTAG